One genomic region from Nocardia vinacea encodes:
- a CDS encoding RNA polymerase sigma factor, with protein sequence MVATTRQTAESADADSADVTEARPVRKAAAKKAPAKKAAAKKAPAKKAAAAKATKGPAKKAGPKKAGPDGEPGGDENIEAEELDIEDLGDLEVSEDDLADEAEELVEEVAEETGADEPTAADKASGDFVWDEEESEALRQARKDAELTASADSVRAYLKQIGKVALLNAEEEVELAKRIEAGLYAAEKVREFAEQGEKLPVAMRRDYTWIVRDGNRAKNHLLEANLRLVVSLAKRYTGRGMAFLDLIQEGNLGLIRAVEKFDYTKGYKFSTYATWWIRQAITRAMADQARTIRIPVHMVEVINKLGRIQRELLQDLGREPTPEELAKEMDITPEKVLEIQQYAREPISLDQTIGDEGDSQLGDFIEDSEAVVAVDAVSFTLLQDQLQSVLETLSEREAGVVRLRFGLTDGQPRTLDEIGQVYGVTRERIRQIESKTMSKLRHPSRSQVLRDYLD encoded by the coding sequence GTGGTAGCCACGACCCGTCAGACCGCCGAATCGGCCGATGCCGACTCCGCAGATGTAACCGAAGCACGGCCGGTCCGCAAGGCTGCCGCGAAGAAGGCCCCGGCCAAGAAGGCCGCTGCCAAGAAGGCTCCGGCCAAGAAGGCCGCCGCCGCGAAGGCGACGAAGGGCCCGGCCAAGAAGGCCGGGCCGAAGAAGGCCGGACCGGACGGCGAACCCGGCGGCGACGAGAACATCGAGGCCGAGGAGCTCGACATCGAGGATCTCGGCGATCTCGAGGTCTCCGAGGACGATCTCGCCGACGAGGCCGAGGAACTGGTCGAGGAAGTCGCCGAGGAGACCGGGGCCGACGAACCGACCGCCGCGGACAAGGCCTCCGGCGACTTCGTCTGGGACGAGGAGGAATCCGAGGCGCTGCGCCAGGCCCGCAAGGATGCCGAGCTCACCGCATCGGCCGACTCGGTGCGTGCCTACCTCAAGCAGATCGGCAAGGTCGCACTGCTCAACGCCGAGGAAGAGGTCGAACTCGCCAAGCGGATCGAGGCCGGCCTCTACGCGGCGGAGAAGGTGCGCGAATTCGCCGAGCAGGGTGAGAAGCTGCCGGTCGCGATGCGCCGCGACTACACCTGGATCGTGCGCGACGGCAACCGCGCCAAGAACCATCTGCTGGAAGCGAACCTGCGTCTGGTGGTCTCGCTGGCCAAGCGCTACACCGGCCGCGGTATGGCATTCCTGGACCTGATCCAGGAGGGCAACCTCGGTCTGATCCGCGCGGTGGAGAAGTTCGACTACACCAAGGGCTACAAGTTCTCCACGTACGCCACCTGGTGGATCCGGCAGGCCATCACCCGCGCCATGGCCGATCAGGCCCGCACCATCCGCATCCCGGTGCATATGGTCGAGGTCATCAACAAGCTCGGCCGCATCCAGCGCGAGCTGCTCCAGGATCTGGGCCGCGAGCCCACCCCGGAGGAGCTGGCCAAGGAAATGGACATCACGCCGGAGAAGGTCCTCGAGATCCAGCAGTACGCGCGTGAGCCCATCTCGCTGGACCAGACCATCGGCGATGAGGGCGACAGCCAACTCGGCGACTTCATCGAGGACTCCGAGGCGGTCGTCGCGGTGGACGCGGTGAGCTTCACGCTGCTGCAGGATCAGCTGCAGTCGGTGCTGGAGACGCTGTCCGAGCGCGAGGCGGGTGTGGTCCGGCTGCGCTTCGGCCTGACCGACGGCCAGCCGCGCACCCTCGACGAGATCGGTCAGGTCTACGGGGTCACCCGTGAGCGCATCCGGCAGATCGAGTCGAAGACCATGAGCAAGTTGCGCCACCCGAGCCGCTCACAGGTCCTGCGCGACTACCTCGACTAG
- a CDS encoding MHYT domain-containing protein, which translates to MLDIYHFSYGLLTPLLAYTMSVTGCLLGLQCAARARSGKDRIGWLLGAAVAIGGTGIWVMHFIAMLGFSIRGTEIRYDIPLTLISAITAIAVVGIGLFIVVKPEPSLRGLLAGGAITGLGVGAMHYMGMYAMKSNAMISYDARRVGLSMAIAVVAATVALWFTLRVKGFFATIGAGLIMGVAVCGMHYTGMSAMHAHTGDMHTPEGTGAMELIAPIIVVISVVTMLLLISVSLTEIDRSVELPPLRITPRAKPDPLPPLPPVEPQILPTAYWPTRTEVPRH; encoded by the coding sequence GTGCTCGACATCTACCATTTCAGTTACGGACTACTGACCCCGCTGCTGGCCTACACCATGTCGGTCACCGGATGCCTGCTCGGCTTGCAGTGCGCCGCACGCGCCCGCAGCGGCAAGGATCGGATCGGCTGGCTGCTCGGCGCGGCCGTCGCCATCGGCGGGACCGGCATCTGGGTCATGCATTTCATTGCGATGCTGGGCTTTTCGATCCGCGGCACCGAGATCCGGTACGACATTCCGCTTACCCTGATCAGCGCGATCACCGCGATAGCCGTGGTCGGCATCGGGCTGTTCATCGTAGTCAAACCCGAACCGTCGCTGCGCGGCCTGCTGGCCGGAGGTGCGATCACCGGCCTCGGCGTCGGGGCTATGCATTACATGGGCATGTATGCGATGAAGTCGAATGCGATGATCAGCTATGACGCGCGGCGGGTCGGGCTGTCGATGGCCATTGCGGTGGTGGCGGCGACGGTTGCGCTCTGGTTCACGTTGCGGGTCAAGGGATTTTTCGCGACCATCGGCGCCGGACTGATCATGGGTGTGGCCGTTTGCGGCATGCATTACACCGGGATGTCGGCGATGCATGCGCACACCGGAGATATGCATACCCCCGAAGGGACCGGCGCCATGGAGCTGATCGCGCCGATCATCGTCGTGATAAGTGTGGTGACGATGCTGCTGCTCATCAGCGTCAGCCTGACCGAGATCGATCGCAGCGTAGAACTGCCGCCGCTGCGCATCACACCGCGCGCCAAACCCGATCCGCTACCGCCGCTGCCACCGGTGGAACCGCAGATACTGCCGACCGCGTACTGGCCGACGCGGACCGAGGTACCGCGCCACTGA
- a CDS encoding MHYT domain-containing protein has product MLEIDHFSHGLLTPVVAYLMSFTGSLLGLRCVVRARAGSGHAGWLVAAAVAIGGTGIWVMHFIAMLGFSIHGASIRYDVPITLLSAVIAMAVVWIGLRVAQLPGLEPVALYIGGAITGVGVGAMHYSGMYAMKSDAVIEYDGRIVLLSMVIAVIAATAALWFALHIRGTLATIGAALVMGVAVCGMHYTGMFAMHVQNGHHMHPPAGAGATQLLTPLTVGVGMVTMMLLLHIGITDVEDPAYDGARGPRPARYWPTRD; this is encoded by the coding sequence GTGCTGGAAATCGATCACTTCAGCCACGGGTTGCTCACGCCGGTTGTCGCTTATCTGATGTCATTCACCGGATCATTGCTGGGACTGCGGTGCGTGGTTCGGGCGCGGGCCGGTAGCGGCCACGCCGGATGGCTCGTCGCCGCGGCCGTCGCGATCGGCGGCACCGGTATCTGGGTCATGCATTTCATTGCCATGCTGGGCTTTTCGATCCACGGCGCATCGATCCGCTACGACGTGCCGATCACCCTGCTCAGCGCGGTGATCGCGATGGCGGTGGTGTGGATCGGATTACGGGTCGCGCAGCTGCCTGGATTGGAGCCGGTGGCGCTGTACATCGGCGGTGCGATCACCGGCGTCGGCGTCGGCGCCATGCACTATTCCGGCATGTATGCGATGAAATCCGATGCGGTCATCGAATACGACGGACGAATAGTGTTGCTGTCCATGGTGATCGCGGTGATCGCCGCGACGGCGGCGCTCTGGTTCGCGCTGCATATCCGCGGCACGCTGGCCACCATCGGCGCGGCGCTGGTGATGGGCGTCGCGGTCTGCGGCATGCACTACACCGGTATGTTCGCGATGCATGTGCAGAACGGCCATCACATGCACCCACCCGCGGGCGCGGGCGCGACCCAACTGCTGACTCCGCTGACGGTCGGCGTCGGCATGGTCACCATGATGCTGCTACTGCATATCGGCATTACCGATGTCGAGGATCCGGCCTACGACGGTGCGCGCGGACCGCGCCCGGCGCGCTACTGGCCGACCAGGGACTGA
- a CDS encoding rhomboid-like protein — MVAPTLRRIHSPWTQTVDLGDELRAVWSWARRPRLVRRLLPELRQHLSGAPASTAYAFTLFITWWTLRGVGDSVERRLIFSASTNLYNMQHNPIQVLVASAFWTQGQFPWVTIAEILVVMGFAERWLGTSRWILLFATGHIGATLLTVTAIDHAIDHHVIPVRVQYAADVGTSYGFTAVLAAMAFHFRGMVRALWAGVIVVFLGSALLIGPTFTDYGHMCAALIGLAVGFVASTFWRRIERLRAEREATSAAPTTVSTNPLAASRIPAAGADTGTSSVVAQPLSGADGGAEAALHHADCRFDDAGRDRTEHRHQ, encoded by the coding sequence GTGGTTGCCCCCACTTTGCGCCGAATCCACTCCCCCTGGACGCAGACCGTCGACCTCGGTGACGAGTTGCGTGCGGTCTGGTCGTGGGCGCGTCGGCCCCGATTGGTGCGCCGACTGCTGCCCGAACTGCGCCAACACCTGTCCGGCGCACCGGCCAGCACGGCCTACGCGTTTACGTTGTTCATCACCTGGTGGACGCTGCGCGGGGTCGGCGATTCGGTGGAGCGCAGGCTGATCTTCTCGGCCTCCACCAACCTCTACAACATGCAGCACAACCCGATCCAGGTGCTGGTGGCGTCGGCGTTCTGGACCCAGGGGCAATTTCCGTGGGTCACCATCGCGGAGATTCTGGTCGTCATGGGCTTCGCCGAACGCTGGCTCGGCACCAGTCGCTGGATTCTGCTGTTCGCGACCGGACATATCGGCGCGACGCTGCTCACCGTCACCGCCATCGACCATGCCATCGACCACCACGTCATCCCCGTGCGTGTGCAGTATGCGGCGGACGTCGGCACCAGCTACGGGTTCACTGCGGTTTTGGCGGCCATGGCGTTCCACTTCCGCGGTATGGTCCGCGCGCTGTGGGCGGGTGTCATCGTCGTATTCCTCGGCTCGGCACTGCTGATCGGACCGACCTTCACCGACTACGGGCATATGTGCGCGGCCCTGATCGGTTTGGCGGTCGGATTCGTCGCGTCTACTTTCTGGCGGCGCATCGAACGCCTGCGTGCCGAACGCGAGGCGACTTCCGCCGCGCCGACAACGGTATCGACGAATCCGCTTGCGGCGTCCCGAATTCCCGCGGCCGGCGCCGATACCGGGACGAGTTCCGTTGTGGCGCAGCCGCTATCCGGTGCTGACGGCGGGGCTGAAGCGGCGCTGCACCATGCCGATTGCCGGTTCGACGACGCGGGCCGCGATCGGACCGAGCACCGCCATCAGTAG
- a CDS encoding cation:proton antiporter → MNETALALIELGAVLFALGMLGRVAARFGMSPIPLYLLGGLAFGQGGFIQLGAANEFGHIAGEIGVVLLLLLLGLEYTAAELVTGLRRSWAAGLVDIVANATPGAVVALLLGWGMTGAITLAGVTYISSSGIVAKVLNDLGRLGNRETPVILSILVFEDLAMAMYLPILTAILAGTSLLSGLTVLGLALATVTVVLVVALRYGRYVSAIVDSADREVFLLKLLGAALLVAGLASALNVSAAVGAFLLGIAISGSTAREATKLLEPIRDLFAAIFFVAFGLSTDPGAIPPVLGWAILLAVVTVVTKVATGWWAASRQGIRRMGRARAGAALVARGEFSIVIAGLAVGMGGVDGQLAALASAYVLLMAVLGPIAARVVEPAIGMVQRRFSPAVSTG, encoded by the coding sequence GTGAACGAAACCGCGCTCGCCCTTATCGAGCTCGGGGCGGTGTTATTCGCACTCGGCATGCTCGGGAGAGTGGCGGCTCGCTTCGGTATGTCCCCGATTCCGCTATACCTGCTCGGTGGGCTGGCCTTCGGCCAGGGCGGATTCATCCAACTGGGCGCCGCGAACGAATTCGGCCATATCGCAGGCGAAATCGGCGTGGTGCTGCTGTTGTTACTGCTCGGCCTCGAGTACACCGCGGCCGAATTGGTGACCGGATTGCGGCGCTCCTGGGCCGCGGGCCTGGTCGATATCGTCGCGAACGCGACGCCCGGCGCGGTGGTCGCCTTGCTACTCGGCTGGGGGATGACCGGAGCCATCACCCTGGCCGGCGTCACCTACATCTCGTCCTCGGGCATCGTCGCCAAGGTGCTCAACGACCTCGGCCGCCTCGGTAACCGGGAAACCCCGGTCATCCTGTCGATTCTGGTTTTCGAGGATCTCGCGATGGCGATGTATCTGCCGATCCTCACCGCGATCCTGGCCGGTACGAGCTTGCTGAGCGGGCTGACCGTGCTCGGTCTGGCCCTGGCCACGGTCACCGTCGTCTTGGTCGTCGCGCTGCGGTACGGCCGGTACGTCTCGGCCATCGTGGACAGCGCCGACCGCGAGGTATTCCTGTTGAAGCTGCTGGGCGCGGCGCTGCTGGTCGCCGGGCTGGCATCGGCGCTGAATGTTTCGGCGGCAGTCGGCGCGTTCTTGCTCGGCATCGCGATCTCCGGTTCGACCGCGCGCGAGGCGACGAAATTGCTGGAACCGATCCGGGATCTGTTCGCGGCCATCTTCTTCGTGGCCTTCGGACTCAGTACCGATCCCGGGGCCATTCCACCGGTGCTGGGCTGGGCGATTCTGCTCGCGGTGGTGACGGTGGTGACCAAGGTCGCGACCGGCTGGTGGGCGGCGAGTCGGCAGGGCATCCGCCGGATGGGCCGGGCGCGAGCGGGCGCCGCACTGGTGGCGCGCGGTGAATTCTCCATTGTCATTGCGGGTTTGGCGGTGGGCATGGGCGGGGTCGACGGTCAACTCGCCGCACTCGCCTCGGCCTATGTGCTACTGATGGCGGTGCTCGGTCCGATCGCGGCCCGCGTCGTCGAACCGGCAATCGGCATGGTGCAGCGCCGCTTCAGCCCCGCCGTCAGCACCGGATAG